The segment CGATTTGTTGCCTACGCATCTTCGCAGCTTTCAGGAAGTTCTGTTGGTCTTGCGACTGTCGTGAATTTTCCTTTAGCAAACGATACTGACGTTGCTGTTTGCGTCGCAACAGCAGACGCAATTCGCAATGGCGCGAATGAAGTAGATATGGTTGCTAATCCTTCTCTTGTAGGAAGTCCTCTTTATGCCGCACAGATTCGAGCAGTTGCGCAGACTGTTTTGAATAATAAGGGAAACATGCTCAAAGTCATTATTGAAGCAGGTTATCTTTCTCCAGAGGGTGTTCGTTCTGCAACACAAGCAGTTGTTTCTGTTGCTCAAGATTTTCCAAATCTTCGTTTTATGACCAAAACAAGCACAGGAATGGCACAGGAAACATATCTTGTCGCAAAATATGATGGCACAAAGAAAACTGGCGCTCGTCCAGAAGATCTTGAAATTATTTACGATGTCCATCGCGCTTCAGGTTTAGGTACTCTTGGGATTAAAGCGTCAGGCGGTGTTCGCTCTTTCCAAGACGCGGGAGTTGCGCTGTATGCAATGGGCGCGCGATCTGTTGCTGATTTGCATCCTACTCTTTATCGCTTAGGAACTTCTTCTGGCGTCAGTATTGTAAAGCGTTAAGCGTCATAGCTTTCTTTTTGCTGTCTTGTTATTATTCCTTTTGTTGCTAAACAATAAATTGTTGTTCCAAGATTTTCCTGAAGTTGGTCGAGTTGGTTGCAGTATGTTGCGAATGCACCTGTGTTAAAACCCATTTCTTCCTTATGTCTTGCTACTATTCCCATTGTTCTTCTGACGCTTTCCACTTTATACGCAATAAGCGCTTCTACTGTTCCTCCTTTGTAGAGCATGATATAATCAAACAACGCTTCTCGTTGTGGAGTTTTCTCTTCAGAAAATAACTCTTGCTCTTCTTCTTCAGTCTTGAAAAAATATGCGCCAAAAACCGCGCCAATCATACTATATAGCAATCCTTTAAACGCGAGTGGGCTCAGTGTCTTTTTGCTTGTAGCAGGAATTGTAACTCTTCCTGTCTTTGTTTCATAATCTACTTCTGCTTCGCCAAACGTGAGGACATTTTCTTCTGTTTCTGCTCTTTCAAATGTCTCCACATAAATATCTACTGTTATTTTTTCTATCTGCGCGCTTGCTCTTGTTCGTTGAATAATTTCTTCCAGAAGTAGTCTTTCCTCTCTTGATTGCGGTTGGTAGTTTATTCTGACTTCTCCGACCATTGTCTTAGGTGCTTGTTCATACTATAAAAAGTGAACGACATAATCAGTGGTGGACATAAATAAATTATACTTGTGTCCGCCACTGGAATAGTAAACGACATGCAGTCCCATATTTTGTTTGTGTCGTTTACTATAATCAGAAGCAAAATATATAAGCGGTTGCTTTTTTCAGTAGTTTATCATTAGCCCCGTAGTCTAGCGGTCAAGGATAGGGGACTCTGGATCCTCTGACGGCAGTTCGAATCTGCCCGGGGCTATTTTTTGTTTGGGATATATACATCTCCAATTTTTTTACGCTTTATAAATGCCTCTTTTCGTGCATAGTCCCGACAGAGGAAGCGCAGAAATATTTTCTCAGATCACCCATCC is part of the Candidatus Woesearchaeota archaeon genome and harbors:
- the deoC gene encoding deoxyribose-phosphate aldolase, which gives rise to MIKLTFPSLFLPIMALDDNLAAFMAELRPEHIAPLIDHTVLHALTTTSDVDRVISEAQEYGFAAVCIPARFVAYASSQLSGSSVGLATVVNFPLANDTDVAVCVATADAIRNGANEVDMVANPSLVGSPLYAAQIRAVAQTVLNNKGNMLKVIIEAGYLSPEGVRSATQAVVSVAQDFPNLRFMTKTSTGMAQETYLVAKYDGTKKTGARPEDLEIIYDVHRASGLGTLGIKASGGVRSFQDAGVALYAMGARSVADLHPTLYRLGTSSGVSIVKR